A region of Moorena producens PAL-8-15-08-1 DNA encodes the following proteins:
- a CDS encoding caspase family protein, with protein MALKKIANCYMFSRNLAFIIGINNYTNGISPLNTAVNDAKKLVEILRKKHGYQVWECLDELASLTNFKKFLEKTLPEQVTENDRLLFYFAGHGVALNGDDGPAGYLIPQDALLGDTNSYLPMTKLHDALIKLPCRHFLGILDCCFAGAFRWSNTRDLLTSPEVIHQERYDRFITDPAWQIITSSASDQKALDNFNLDSVRSQFGHHSPFASALLEALEGAADIYPLAKNGKPAGDGVITATELYLHLRNRVEIPTKKYRKRQTPGIWCLNKHDKGEYIFLSPGHKLNLPPAPPLDESQNPYRGLNSFEEKHSSLFFGRTLLVEKLDYFVKAHPLTVVLGASGSGKSSLVKAGLIPKLRQDQEKWCILPPIRPGETPLQGLNNALKNTQLPEVAAQNPQQNLAMSIDVWAKRNPNSKLLLFIDQSEEIITLCQNLDERKEFFQQILTAINAHGDKLRVVLTLRSDFEPHICDLGLKLAPEIVNQLGSTVLINLWQSGRFIVPAMTRAELNEAIEKPAQARVMYFQPHDLVEKLIDEVADMPGALPLLSFALSELYLKYLRRQREAQYRGITIDRALTQADYLQLGGVMRSLTQRADLEYEALVNENPAYEQVIRHVMLRMVALGGGELARRRVPLSELEYPPGKNDLVKEVIERFTNARLLVNGVDADGNPYVEPAHDALVRGWQKLLEWKLHDEENLLLQRRLTPAAQEWKSQQQAKFLWNTNPRLDLFKKVLNSDNNWLNQVEAEFVRRTLQKRRNDSRRLISCVTVVILALSGLSIFSFNQLQQLKCASEQFQNDSIKVVGEFSLNTKPLAEVRR; from the coding sequence TTGGCACTTAAGAAAATCGCCAACTGCTATATGTTCTCCCGAAATCTCGCATTTATCATCGGCATCAATAACTACACAAACGGCATTTCCCCCCTGAACACTGCCGTAAACGATGCCAAAAAACTAGTGGAAATTCTCCGCAAAAAGCATGGCTATCAAGTCTGGGAATGCTTAGACGAACTTGCCAGCCTCACTAACTTCAAGAAATTTTTAGAAAAAACCTTACCGGAACAAGTCACTGAAAATGACCGCTTATTATTTTACTTCGCTGGTCATGGAGTAGCTCTCAATGGGGATGATGGCCCGGCGGGTTACTTAATTCCTCAAGATGCTTTACTGGGGGATACTAATAGTTATCTGCCCATGACGAAGTTGCATGATGCTTTAATTAAATTACCCTGTCGTCATTTCTTGGGTATCCTAGACTGCTGTTTTGCTGGTGCTTTCCGTTGGTCGAATACTAGGGATTTATTAACCTCACCAGAAGTAATTCACCAAGAACGATACGACCGTTTTATTACTGACCCAGCCTGGCAAATCATTACGTCCTCAGCCTCGGACCAAAAAGCCTTAGATAACTTTAATTTAGATAGCGTACGCAGTCAATTCGGCCATCATTCCCCTTTTGCTAGTGCATTATTAGAAGCCCTCGAAGGTGCAGCAGATATCTATCCTCTTGCCAAAAATGGTAAACCGGCGGGAGATGGGGTAATTACAGCCACAGAATTATATTTACATTTACGGAATCGAGTCGAAATACCCACAAAAAAATACCGTAAGCGACAAACCCCTGGTATTTGGTGTTTAAATAAGCACGATAAGGGAGAATATATCTTTCTTTCTCCGGGACATAAACTTAATTTACCGCCCGCACCACCTTTAGATGAGTCACAAAATCCCTATCGCGGTTTAAACTCCTTTGAGGAGAAACACAGTTCACTGTTTTTCGGTAGAACATTACTAGTAGAAAAGTTAGACTATTTTGTCAAAGCTCATCCCCTGACAGTGGTGTTGGGTGCTTCTGGTTCGGGTAAATCTAGCTTGGTCAAGGCAGGATTAATTCCCAAACTACGGCAAGATCAAGAGAAATGGTGTATTTTGCCACCCATCCGTCCTGGTGAGACTCCCTTGCAAGGGTTAAATAATGCTTTGAAAAATACCCAATTACCAGAGGTAGCAGCCCAAAACCCACAGCAGAACCTGGCAATGAGCATTGATGTTTGGGCAAAACGCAACCCCAACTCTAAGTTATTACTGTTTATTGACCAAAGCGAAGAAATTATTACACTCTGTCAAAACTTAGATGAGCGTAAGGAGTTTTTCCAACAGATACTCACAGCCATAAATGCCCATGGGGATAAATTACGGGTAGTATTAACCCTACGTTCTGATTTTGAACCCCACATCTGTGATTTGGGCTTAAAGTTGGCACCGGAAATAGTAAATCAATTGGGAAGCACGGTACTGATAAATCTTTGGCAAAGTGGACGATTTATTGTACCGGCGATGACACGAGCTGAACTCAACGAAGCGATAGAAAAACCGGCTCAAGCACGGGTGATGTATTTTCAGCCCCACGATTTAGTAGAAAAATTAATTGATGAAGTGGCGGATATGCCGGGAGCATTGCCCCTGCTGTCTTTTGCCTTAAGTGAACTGTACCTGAAATACTTAAGGCGACAACGGGAGGCACAATACAGGGGTATTACTATTGACCGGGCGTTGACTCAAGCCGATTATCTTCAATTGGGGGGAGTAATGCGATCGCTAACTCAAAGGGCAGATCTTGAATATGAGGCGCTAGTTAATGAAAATCCCGCTTATGAGCAAGTAATCCGTCATGTGATGCTGCGGATGGTGGCACTAGGTGGGGGTGAGTTAGCCCGTAGGCGGGTACCTTTATCAGAATTGGAATATCCACCAGGGAAAAATGATTTAGTTAAAGAAGTAATTGAGCGCTTTACCAATGCGCGGTTACTGGTGAATGGAGTTGATGCTGATGGGAATCCCTATGTGGAACCTGCCCATGATGCTTTGGTGCGGGGTTGGCAAAAGCTGCTGGAGTGGAAACTACATGATGAGGAAAATTTACTTCTACAACGGCGGTTGACTCCCGCAGCCCAGGAGTGGAAAAGCCAGCAACAGGCAAAGTTTCTTTGGAATACTAACCCTCGTCTGGATTTGTTTAAAAAGGTACTCAATTCTGATAATAACTGGCTTAACCAAGTGGAAGCTGAGTTTGTGCGGCGTACTCTGCAAAAAAGGCGAAATGATAGCCGTCGATTAATTAGCTGTGTAACGGTCGTGATTCTGGCTCTGAGTGGATTGAGCATCTTTAGTTTTAATCAGTTGCAGCAACTCAAATGCGCATCTGAGCAATTCCAAAACGACTCTATCAAAGTAGTAGGGGAATTTTCCCTCAATACTAAACCTCTTGCAGAAGTCAGGAGATAG
- a CDS encoding caspase family protein: MFSRNLAFIIGINNYTNGISPLNTAVNDAKKLVEILRKKHGYQVWVCLDEVATLSNFNKFLSHTLPEQVTENDRLLFYFAGHGVALNGDDGPAGYLIPQDAILGDTNSYLPMTLLHDALTQLPCRHFLGILDCCFAGAFKWSNTRDLLTSPEVIHQERYERFISDPAWQIITSSACDQKALDNFNLNSERGQFGNHSPFAAALLEALEGAGDIYPPAKNGKPPGDGVITATELYLHLRDRVEIPTEKCRLRQTPGIWCLNKHDKGEYIFLSPGHQLHLPPAPPLDESQNPYRGLKSFDEKHSALFFGRTLLVEKLEDFVKANPLTVVLGASGSGKSSLVKAGLIPKLRQSQTEKWCILSPIRPGETPLQQLNNALKNSQLPEVAAQNPQPNLAMSIDVWAKNNPNSKLLLFIDQSEEIITLCQNYDQRKEFFQQILTAINAHGDKLRVVLTLRSDFEAQVRDAGLKFVGEKLKWGRFIVPGMTRGELNEAIEKPAQARVMYFQPDELVEKVIDEVVDMPGALPLLSFALSELYLKYLQRQREAQYRGITIDRALTQADYMELGGVMRSLTQRADKEYDLLVQENPAYDQVIRHVMLRMVALGGGELARRRVPLSELEYPPGKNDLVKEVIERFSTARLLVKGQDAEGNPYVEPAHDALVRGWQRLLEWKQKDEENLLLQRRLTPAAVEWKSVKSKKQSSGFEALAEPVINWLDGRLDLAENFLNKINTLENTNLARLWQRTPDIQKGSRDKTGQFLWNANPYLDVLNKKLNSEDNWLNQVEVEFVRRSVRKKRSHTIVGWSIAGSVLVAMIFYAAVWMQWRNSQITQANSIARSSLSLFAKYKDMEALVEVIKAGKILQKHKASDQQVISALQKVLDEASKGNRLQGHTNRITRFSFSRDGQTLASGSRDKTIKLWNLETGKVIRTLIGHTEAVRSVSFRRDGQTLASGSEDKTIKLWDPKTGTEIRTLIGHNSDVESVSFSPDGQTLASGSEDKTIKLWNLETGKVIRTLIGHNSDVKSVSFSRDGQTLASGSRDKTIKLWNLETGKVIRTLIGHNSDVRRVSFSRDGQTLASGSDDKTIKLWNLETGKVIRTLIGHNSDVRRVSFSRDGQTLASGSEDNTIKLWNLETGKVIRTLIGHTDLVFSVSFSPDGQTLASGSDDNTIKHWNVETRRKILTLQTLQTLIGHTNRVTRFSFSRDGQTLASGSDDNTIKHWNLETGKVIRTLIGHDGAVNSVSFSRDGQTLASGSEDKTIKHWNLETGKVIRTLIGHDGAVNSVSFSRDGQTLASGSEDKTIKHWNLETGKVIRTLIGHDGAVNSVSFSRDGQTLASGSDDNTIKLWNLETGKVIRTLIGHDGAVNSVSFSRDGQILASGSTDNTIKLWNLETGTEIRTLIGHTNIVNSVSFSRDGQTLASGSDDNTIKHWNLETGKVIHTLIEHDGAVNSVSFSRDGQTLASGSLDNTIKLFRIKLFRNLDLNLDSLMAKTCDWLRHYLENNPNVSESDRQLCDKVKK; the protein is encoded by the coding sequence ATGTTTTCCCGAAATCTCGCCTTTATCATCGGCATCAATAACTACACAAACGGCATTTCCCCCCTCAACACTGCCGTAAACGATGCCAAAAAACTAGTGGAAATTCTCCGCAAAAAGCATGGTTATCAAGTCTGGGTATGCTTAGACGAAGTGGCAACTCTGTCTAACTTTAACAAATTTTTATCCCATACCTTACCGGAACAAGTTACTGAAAATGACCGCTTGTTATTTTACTTCGCTGGTCATGGAGTCGCTCTCAATGGGGATGATGGCCCGGCTGGTTACTTAATTCCTCAAGATGCAATACTCGGGGATACTAATAGTTATCTGCCCATGACCTTGTTACACGATGCTTTAACTCAATTACCCTGTCGTCATTTTTTGGGTATCCTTGACTGCTGTTTTGCTGGTGCTTTTAAATGGTCCAATACTAGGGATTTATTAACCTCGCCAGAAGTAATTCACCAAGAACGATACGAGCGTTTTATTAGTGACCCAGCCTGGCAAATCATTACGTCCTCAGCCTGTGACCAAAAAGCCTTAGATAACTTTAATTTAAATAGCGAACGCGGTCAATTCGGCAATCATTCCCCTTTTGCGGCAGCATTATTAGAAGCCCTAGAAGGTGCAGGAGATATCTATCCTCCCGCCAAAAATGGTAAACCGCCTGGAGATGGGGTAATTACAGCCACCGAATTATATTTACATTTACGGGATCGAGTAGAAATACCCACAGAAAAATGCCGTCTGCGACAAACCCCTGGTATTTGGTGTTTAAACAAGCACGATAAAGGCGAGTATATCTTTCTTTCTCCCGGACATCAACTTCACTTACCCCCCGCACCACCTTTAGATGAGTCACAAAATCCCTATCGCGGTTTAAAGTCCTTTGACGAGAAACACAGTGCCCTGTTTTTCGGTAGAACATTACTAGTAGAAAAGTTAGAAGATTTTGTCAAAGCTAATCCCTTAACAGTGGTGTTGGGTGCTTCCGGTTCCGGTAAGTCTAGCTTGGTCAAGGCAGGATTAATTCCCAAACTACGGCAATCTCAGACTGAGAAATGGTGTATTTTGTCACCCATCCGTCCTGGTGAGACGCCCTTGCAACAGTTAAATAATGCTTTAAAAAATAGCCAATTACCAGAGGTAGCAGCCCAAAACCCCCAGCCGAACCTGGCAATGAGCATTGATGTTTGGGCGAAAAATAACCCCAATTCTAAGTTATTACTGTTTATTGACCAAAGCGAAGAAATTATTACACTCTGTCAAAACTATGATCAGCGTAAGGAGTTTTTCCAACAGATACTCACAGCCATAAATGCCCATGGGGATAAATTACGGGTAGTATTAACCTTACGTTCTGACTTTGAAGCCCAAGTCAGGGATGCTGGCTTAAAGTTTGTCGGCGAAAAACTTAAGTGGGGACGATTTATTGTACCAGGGATGACACGAGGGGAACTCAACGAAGCAATCGAGAAACCCGCTCAAGCACGGGTGATGTATTTTCAGCCCGACGAATTAGTAGAAAAAGTAATTGATGAAGTGGTGGATATGCCGGGAGCATTGCCCTTGCTTTCTTTTGCCTTGAGCGAACTTTATCTAAAGTATTTACAGCGACAACGGGAGGCACAATATAGAGGAATCACTATTGACCGGGCCTTGACTCAAGCCGATTATATGGAATTGGGGGGAGTAATGCGATCGCTAACTCAAAGGGCAGATAAAGAGTATGATTTGCTAGTTCAAGAAAATCCCGCTTATGACCAAGTAATCCGTCATGTGATGCTGCGGATGGTGGCACTAGGTGGGGGTGAGTTAGCCCGTAGGCGGGTACCTTTATCAGAATTGGAATATCCACCAGGGAAAAATGATTTAGTTAAGGAAGTAATTGAGCGTTTTAGCACAGCACGGTTATTGGTGAAAGGACAAGATGCTGAGGGGAATCCCTATGTGGAACCTGCCCATGATGCTTTGGTGCGGGGTTGGCAAAGGTTGCTGGAGTGGAAACAAAAAGACGAGGAAAATTTACTTCTACAACGGCGGTTGACTCCTGCGGCGGTGGAGTGGAAAAGTGTTAAAAGCAAAAAACAATCATCCGGTTTTGAAGCATTGGCTGAACCTGTAATTAATTGGTTGGATGGGAGACTTGACCTTGCTGAAAACTTTCTTAACAAAATAAACACCCTCGAAAATACGAACTTGGCTCGATTGTGGCAACGGACACCGGATATACAAAAAGGTTCGAGAGATAAAACCGGACAATTTCTTTGGAATGCCAATCCTTATCTCGATGTATTGAATAAAAAACTCAATTCTGAGGACAACTGGTTAAACCAGGTAGAAGTTGAGTTTGTGCGGCGTAGTGTTAGAAAAAAACGCAGTCACACAATTGTGGGTTGGAGCATCGCTGGCTCAGTTCTGGTGGCAATGATTTTCTATGCTGCCGTTTGGATGCAATGGAGAAACTCTCAAATTACTCAAGCCAATTCTATCGCTCGCTCTTCTTTGTCTCTGTTTGCTAAATATAAAGACATGGAGGCTTTGGTGGAGGTGATTAAGGCAGGAAAAATCCTACAAAAACACAAGGCATCGGACCAACAGGTGATTAGTGCCCTGCAGAAAGTTCTTGATGAAGCCAGCAAAGGCAACCGCTTGCAGGGGCATACTAACAGAATCACGAGATTCAGTTTCAGCCGGGATGGCCAGACTTTGGCTTCTGGTAGTCGTGACAAGACCATCAAACTCTGGAATCTAGAGACAGGCAAGGTAATCCGAACCCTGATCGGGCATACTGAAGCTGTCAGGAGCGTCAGTTTCAGGCGGGATGGCCAGACTTTGGCTTCTGGCAGTGAGGACAAGACCATCAAACTCTGGGATCCTAAAACAGGAACCGAAATCCGCACCCTGATCGGGCATAATTCCGATGTCGAGAGCGTCAGTTTCAGCCCCGATGGCCAGACCTTAGCTTCTGGTAGTGAGGACAAGACCATCAAACTCTGGAATCTAGAGACAGGCAAGGTAATCCGCACCCTGATCGGGCATAATTCCGATGTCAAGAGCGTCAGTTTCAGCCGGGATGGCCAGACCTTGGCTTCTGGCAGTCGTGACAAGACCATCAAACTCTGGAATCTAGAGACAGGCAAGGTAATCCGCACCCTGATCGGGCATAATTCCGATGTCAGGAGGGTCAGTTTCAGCCGGGATGGCCAGACCTTGGCTTCTGGCAGTGATGACAAGACCATCAAACTCTGGAATCTAGAGACAGGCAAGGTAATCCGCACCCTGATCGGGCATAATTCCGATGTCAGGAGGGTCAGTTTCAGCCGGGATGGCCAGACCTTGGCTTCTGGCAGTGAGGACAACACCATCAAACTCTGGAATCTAGAGACGGGCAAGGTAATCCGAACCCTGATCGGGCATACTGACTTGGTCTTTAGCGTCAGTTTCAGCCCTGATGGCCAGACCTTGGCTTCTGGCAGTGATGACAACACCATCAAACACTGGAATGTAGAGACGAGAAGGAAAATCCTCACCCTCCAGACCCTCCAGACCCTGATCGGGCATACTAACAGAGTCACGAGATTCAGTTTCAGCCGGGATGGCCAGACCTTGGCTTCTGGCAGTGATGACAACACCATCAAACACTGGAATCTAGAGACAGGCAAGGTAATCCGAACCCTGATCGGGCATGATGGCGCTGTCAATAGCGTTAGTTTCAGCCGGGATGGCCAGACCTTGGCTTCTGGCAGTGAGGACAAGACCATCAAACACTGGAATCTAGAGACAGGCAAGGTAATCCGCACCCTGATCGGGCATGATGGCGCTGTCAATAGCGTTAGTTTCAGCCGGGATGGCCAGACCTTGGCTTCTGGCAGTGAGGACAAGACCATCAAACACTGGAATCTAGAGACAGGCAAGGTAATCCGCACCCTGATCGGGCATGATGGCGCTGTCAATAGCGTTAGTTTCAGCCGGGATGGGCAGACCTTGGCTTCTGGCAGTGATGACAACACCATCAAACTCTGGAATCTAGAGACAGGCAAGGTAATCCGAACCCTGATCGGGCATGATGGCGCTGTCAATAGCGTTAGTTTCAGCCGGGATGGCCAGATCTTGGCTTCTGGCAGTACTGACAACACCATCAAACTCTGGAATCTAGAGACAGGAACCGAAATCCGCACTCTGATCGGGCATACTAACATTGTCAATAGCGTTAGTTTCAGCCGGGATGGCCAGACCTTGGCTTCTGGCAGTGATGACAACACCATCAAACACTGGAATCTAGAGACAGGCAAGGTAATCCACACCCTGATCGAGCATGATGGCGCTGTCAATAGCGTCAGTTTCAGCCGGGATGGCCAGACCTTGGCTTCTGGCAGTCTTGACAACACGATCAAACTTTTCAGGATCAAACTCTTCCGGAATCTAGACTTAAACTTAGACTCTTTAATGGCGAAGACTTGCGATTGGCTGCGCCATTATTTGGAGAATAATCCTAATGTCAGCGAGAGCGATAGGCAATTGTGCGACAAAGTAAAGAAGTAG
- a CDS encoding esterase-like activity of phytase family protein encodes MEGTGIWVIWPILYANAPEGTPDEVDRTNSLAELLALDNAGTFLALERYFDDTGLNQNKLYLVSAQNATDVSKLPSLKGRDIVVAEKQLLVDFNDLGTNLDDFEGLALGPVLPDGRQSLIVVSDNDFDPETPATQLFAFALDIAPASETKEQIFGTLEADALELTGSNNLVFAGEGNDIIDASLADGNNRIYAGNGDDTVILGTSDAPLEPLRDWPTATLKANAFLVQKVQIVSL; translated from the coding sequence TTGGAAGGAACTGGTATTTGGGTTATCTGGCCAATATTATATGCTAATGCTCCTGAAGGTACCCCTGATGAGGTAGATCGTACTAACAGTTTAGCAGAATTATTAGCCTTAGATAATGCTGGAACCTTCTTAGCCTTAGAAAGGTATTTTGACGACACTGGCTTAAACCAAAACAAGCTCTATTTAGTATCGGCTCAAAATGCTACTGATGTCAGTAAATTGCCAAGCTTGAAAGGTCGAGATATTGTTGTAGCCGAAAAACAACTGCTGGTAGATTTTAATGATCTTGGGACTAATCTCGATGATTTTGAAGGTTTAGCCTTAGGTCCAGTTTTACCCGATGGTCGTCAATCCTTAATTGTGGTTAGTGATAACGACTTTGACCCGGAAACTCCTGCTACTCAGCTCTTTGCTTTTGCGTTAGATATTGCTCCTGCCAGTGAGACTAAAGAACAAATTTTTGGTACGTTAGAAGCAGATGCTTTAGAACTAACTGGTAGCAATAACTTAGTTTTTGCTGGGGAAGGTAACGATATCATTGATGCTTCTTTGGCTGATGGAAATAATCGTATCTATGCTGGTAACGGTGACGATACTGTTATTTTAGGAACAAGCGATGCTCCTTTGGAGCCGCTGCGCGATTGGCCTACGGCCACGCTAAAAGCGAACGCGTTTTTGGTGCAGAAGGTGCAGATCGTTTCTTTGTGA
- a CDS encoding Rpn family recombination-promoting nuclease/putative transposase encodes MRTDSLFYKVFQTLPGTFFELLEENSQLAQNYNFKAIELKELAKRTDGVFLPKRDGDPIYFLEVQFQKDEDLYYRLMQEVFVYLGQNRWQHSWQAVVFWAKRSLDTGIPRCYDGEVQTGYLRSLYLDETPDTSDSIGLGLVRLVVEPETNVQHRVQQLERCARALPVAQQRNAIELVEQALVYKFPERPWRELEAMFGLTEWKQTRFYQEVNAEGRITEAQILVMRLLKKRFPEMTEEINNLVQGLSLSNLEGLTDIIFELKSWEDFLSWLSRVDQ; translated from the coding sequence ATGCGCACTGACAGCCTATTTTATAAAGTGTTCCAAACCCTCCCTGGTACTTTCTTTGAACTCCTGGAAGAAAACTCTCAACTAGCACAAAACTATAATTTTAAGGCCATCGAACTCAAAGAACTCGCCAAACGCACCGACGGCGTATTTCTCCCCAAACGAGATGGCGACCCTATTTATTTCCTAGAAGTCCAATTTCAGAAAGATGAGGACTTGTACTACCGCCTCATGCAAGAAGTGTTTGTCTACTTAGGACAAAATCGCTGGCAGCATAGTTGGCAAGCGGTAGTATTTTGGGCTAAGCGCAGCTTGGATACAGGGATTCCCAGATGTTACGATGGCGAAGTCCAAACAGGATATCTGCGCTCACTTTACCTCGATGAAACTCCAGACACCTCAGACTCAATCGGATTGGGACTGGTACGCCTGGTAGTAGAACCAGAGACCAATGTCCAACACAGAGTACAGCAACTGGAAAGATGTGCGAGGGCTCTACCAGTAGCACAGCAAAGAAATGCGATAGAATTAGTAGAACAAGCCTTAGTGTATAAATTTCCTGAACGTCCCTGGAGGGAATTAGAAGCGATGTTTGGACTTACTGAATGGAAACAGACCAGATTTTATCAGGAAGTGAATGCTGAAGGTCGCATCACTGAGGCACAGATTTTGGTCATGCGTCTGCTGAAAAAACGATTCCCAGAAATGACCGAGGAAATAAACAACTTAGTTCAAGGTTTGTCTTTGTCAAATTTGGAAGGGTTAACAGATATTATTTTTGAGTTAAAAAGTTGGGAAGATTTCTTGAGTTGGTTGTCACGAGTAGACCAATAA
- a CDS encoding PIN domain-containing protein, producing MAESYLIYLDVCCLNRPFDDWRQDRIRLEGQTILDIFKRFSSEEWKLVSSEAIEAELNRMVNLDKLDRIRKLLQVAENKIILTEEIDKRSQEIEKLGFGLYDSFHIACAETAKVDVLLTTDDRLLKKAIKYSHLLKVKLDNPVTWLMNTFVLK from the coding sequence ATGGCTGAATCTTACTTAATTTATCTTGATGTTTGTTGCTTAAATCGTCCTTTTGATGATTGGCGACAAGATAGAATTCGATTAGAAGGACAAACAATTCTAGATATTTTTAAGCGGTTTTCTTCAGAAGAATGGAAGCTGGTAAGTAGTGAAGCTATAGAAGCAGAATTAAACCGAATGGTTAATCTTGACAAACTAGACAGGATTAGAAAATTATTACAGGTTGCTGAAAATAAAATAATTTTAACCGAGGAAATAGATAAACGTTCTCAAGAAATAGAAAAGTTAGGCTTTGGTTTGTATGATTCTTTTCATATTGCTTGCGCTGAAACGGCTAAGGTAGATGTCTTATTGACAACGGATGATAGATTGCTCAAGAAAGCAATTAAGTATAGCCATCTCTTAAAAGTAAAATTAGATAATCCTGTCACTTGGTTAATGAACACTTTTGTATTAAAATAA
- a CDS encoding WD40 repeat domain-containing protein, protein MSDTESGQLLYTFQGPTGFVIAIAFSPDGKKILSGSDDNTVRLWDTESGQLLHTLEGHTSSVNAIAFSPDGKKIISGGGDHTVRLWDTESGQLLNTLEGHTSSITAIAFSPDGKKIISGSSDGTVRLWDTESGQLLNTLEGHKDYVHAIAFSPDGKQIFSGSLDNTLRLLDIDSGQFLQTLGGSTEVTDIAFSPNGKKILSGSNDGTVRLWDTESGQFLHALVHTLEGHIRRISDIAFSPDGNKILSGSSDGTVRLWDTESGKPIHTLEGHTDYVHAIAFSRDGKKILSGSDDKTVRLWDTQSGQLLHTLEGHTGSITAIAFSPDGQKILSGSLDNTVRLWDTESGQLLHTYQGHTRRISDITFSPDGKQILSGSEDNTVRLWDTESGQLLHTLEGHTSFVTDIAFSPDGKQILSGSQDNTVRLWDNESGQLLHTLEGHTSRVTDIAFSPDGKQILSGSWDKTVRLWRAGNWKDWLKDGCDQLQFHPDLVAPKNNKAGEACLKHASWEDKTKAEFMVRQGRAILQKEPNLKSAVKKFKEAQKLYPDIDLNPLTKEIDKDPKTVAQQLAPDSK, encoded by the coding sequence TTGTCGGACACAGAATCCGGTCAACTGCTCTATACCTTCCAAGGTCCTACAGGTTTTGTAATTGCGATCGCCTTTAGTCCAGATGGCAAAAAGATTCTCAGTGGGAGTGACGACAACACAGTGCGGTTGTGGGACACAGAATCCGGTCAACTGCTCCATACACTAGAAGGTCATACAAGTAGTGTCAATGCGATCGCCTTTAGTCCAGATGGTAAAAAGATTATCAGTGGGGGTGGTGACCACACAGTGCGGTTGTGGGACACCGAATCCGGTCAACTTCTCAATACTTTGGAAGGTCATACCAGTTCTATCACTGCGATCGCCTTTAGTCCAGATGGTAAAAAGATTATCAGTGGGAGTTCGGACGGCACAGTGCGCTTGTGGGATACTGAATCGGGTCAACTTCTCAATACTTTGGAAGGTCATAAAGATTATGTCCATGCGATCGCATTTAGCCCAGATGGCAAACAGATTTTCAGTGGGAGTTTAGACAACACCTTGAGGTTATTGGACATAGATTCCGGTCAATTTCTCCAGACCTTAGGAGGTTCTACAGAGGTCACTGATATCGCCTTTAGTCCAAATGGTAAAAAGATTCTCAGTGGGAGTAACGACGGCACAGTGCGGTTGTGGGACACTGAATCCGGTCAATTTCTCCATGCTTTGGTCCATACTTTGGAAGGTCATATACGTCGTATCTCAGATATCGCCTTTAGCCCAGATGGCAATAAGATACTCAGTGGGAGTTCGGACGGCACAGTGCGGTTGTGGGACACCGAATCTGGTAAACCTATCCATACCTTGGAAGGTCATACAGATTATGTCCATGCGATCGCATTTAGCCGAGATGGGAAAAAGATTCTCAGTGGCAGTGACGACAAGACAGTGCGGTTGTGGGACACACAATCCGGTCAACTGCTCCATACCTTAGAAGGTCATACCGGTTCTATCACTGCGATCGCCTTTAGCCCAGATGGTCAGAAGATTCTCAGTGGGAGTTTGGACAACACAGTGCGGTTGTGGGACACCGAATCCGGTCAACTTCTCCATACCTATCAAGGTCATACACGTCGTATCTCAGATATCACCTTTAGTCCAGATGGCAAACAGATTCTCAGTGGGAGTGAGGACAACACAGTGCGGTTGTGGGACACCGAATCCGGTCAACTTCTCCATACCTTGGAAGGTCATACAAGTTTTGTCACTGATATCGCCTTTAGTCCAGATGGCAAACAGATTCTCAGTGGTAGTCAGGATAACACAGTGCGCTTGTGGGATAACGAATCGGGTCAACTTCTCCATACCTTGGAAGGTCATACAAGTCGTGTCACTGATATCGCCTTCAGCCCAGATGGCAAACAGATTCTCAGTGGCAGTTGGGACAAAACAGTGCGGTTGTGGCGGGCTGGAAATTGGAAAGATTGGTTAAAAGACGGATGTGATCAGCTACAATTTCATCCTGACCTCGTTGCGCCTAAAAATAATAAAGCAGGAGAAGCTTGTCTTAAGCATGCCAGTTGGGAAGATAAAACCAAAGCAGAATTTATGGTGAGACAAGGTCGGGCTATTTTACAAAAAGAGCCAAATCTCAAGAGTGCTGTTAAAAAATTCAAAGAAGCGCAAAAACTCTATCCTGATATTGACCTCAATCCATTAACAAAGGAAATAGATAAAGACCCCAAAACAGTAGCGCAACAGTTAGCCCCAGACTCGAAATAA